A stretch of DNA from Alicyclobacillus acidocaldarius subsp. acidocaldarius Tc-4-1:
CAGGACGACGAGCGCGATTTGCTTGCGCACGTCTACGCCGAACAGGCGGAGGCGCTCGTTAGCGCCGGCATCGACGGCTTGATTTTGGAAACATTCCCGGATCTCGAGGAGGCGCTCGTTGCGATTGCGGCCGTGCGCCCCCTCTTAGGGGACCTCCCGCTGGTGGTGAACCTATCACCCGAGGAAATTGGGGTGACGCGCGACGGGGTTCCGCTCGCGGAGGCATTCCGGCGCATTAGGGCGGCGGGCGCCGACGTGGTGGGATTGAACTGTCGCCTCGGACCCTACGGGATCTTGCGCTCCTACGAGCAGGCGGGCCTGTCAGCCGAGGGGCCCTATGCGGCTGTTCCAAACGCTGGGATTCTGCAGCGGTCGGAGGCGGACGAGATCGCGTACACTGGAGACACAGAGGACTTTTCGCGCCTTATGCTGCGCATTGCGCAACTTGGGGTCCGATGGCTCGGCGGTTGTTGTGGAACGACGCCGGAATATATTCGGAGCCTTCGCGATGCCCTGATGCGCGCGGACCGCAAACCACACGGGGCCACCGTTCCGGCGGACACCCGCGGGCCGAGCGGACCGTCCAGAGTGACCCTAGGAGCCGGGGGCTATCACGAAGGCGTGAGTGTTGTCGAGATTGCACGTGAAAAAAAGGCCATCGTCGTCGAATTGGATCCACCGAAGCACCTGTCCATTGCTCGCTTTTTAGACGGGGCCGAAGCGCTGGCGCGCGCGGGTGCCGATCTCATCACCATGGCGGACAATTCGCTGGGCTCGGTTCGCGTCTCCAACATGGCACTGGCGAGCCTCCTCAAACAGCGCGGAATTGAGCCGTTGGTCCACGTGACATGCCGAGATCGCAACCTCATTGGGCAGCAGTCCCACCTGATGGGACTCGCCGTCCTTGGCATCCGCAACGTGTTGCTTGTGACGGGGGATCCGTCCCGGTATGGAGAGCTGCCGGGGGCCACGAGCGTGTACGACGTGTCGTCGATGGACTTGACCAAAATGGTCCGCAGGCTCAACGAGGGCATCGGTTTCTCCGGTCAACCGCTCAAACAGCCGTCTCGATTTGTCATCGGAACGGCGTTCAACCCGCACGTCCACAACTTCCGAAAGGCCGTGGAACGCCTGCAGCGAAAGGTGGAGGCGGGCGCGGATTTTGTGATGACGCAGCCCGTGTTTGATCCCGACTTGATGGCGGCCATTGCCGAGGCGACGCGAGACCTGGGCGTCCCGGTCTTCGTGGGCATCATGCCGTTGACAAGCGCTCGAAATGCGGAATTTCTTCATCATCAGGTGCCAGGCATTCGCCTGTCCGAACAGGCGCTGCGCCGCATGCAGGAGGCCGCGCCTGAGGAGGCACCCGCAGTCGGCGAGGCCATCGCTCGAGAATTGGTCGAGGTGGCCATACGACTCTTCCCGGGCCTTTATCTGGTGACTCCTTTTCTTCGTTACGAGATGACCGTTCGACTCACCGAATACGCTCGACGCCTGGAGGCAACGCTTGTCTCCCGCCCGCATGGGCATGCGTGACGCGCGCCTCCCGAAAGCGACGAATGTCTCCTGTACGCGATTGCGGCAAACAGCAAGCCGCGATATGGTGACGGAGGACGCGTTTTGTGGAGGGAGGGCGCGTATGCGT
This window harbors:
- a CDS encoding bifunctional homocysteine S-methyltransferase/methylenetetrahydrofolate reductase — its product is MSDAVWREWRRPPRDVEGSLGVFVIFDGAMSTYLHQLGVPIGTPVEQLNLTSPDLVARVHRRYVESGCTVLQTNTFMGNRVALERHGLSVDVASLNRRGVEIARSAAHGEASVYGTMGPAMGGYRYGALLQDDERDLLAHVYAEQAEALVSAGIDGLILETFPDLEEALVAIAAVRPLLGDLPLVVNLSPEEIGVTRDGVPLAEAFRRIRAAGADVVGLNCRLGPYGILRSYEQAGLSAEGPYAAVPNAGILQRSEADEIAYTGDTEDFSRLMLRIAQLGVRWLGGCCGTTPEYIRSLRDALMRADRKPHGATVPADTRGPSGPSRVTLGAGGYHEGVSVVEIAREKKAIVVELDPPKHLSIARFLDGAEALARAGADLITMADNSLGSVRVSNMALASLLKQRGIEPLVHVTCRDRNLIGQQSHLMGLAVLGIRNVLLVTGDPSRYGELPGATSVYDVSSMDLTKMVRRLNEGIGFSGQPLKQPSRFVIGTAFNPHVHNFRKAVERLQRKVEAGADFVMTQPVFDPDLMAAIAEATRDLGVPVFVGIMPLTSARNAEFLHHQVPGIRLSEQALRRMQEAAPEEAPAVGEAIARELVEVAIRLFPGLYLVTPFLRYEMTVRLTEYARRLEATLVSRPHGHA